The Halobellus sp. MBLA0158 genome has a window encoding:
- the thyA gene encoding thymidylate synthase — protein sequence MRQYLDLVTDVLEAGGHKPNRTGVDTISAFSRHYRVDLSEGFPLLTTKDLSGARWNSLIHEFVWYLSGEEHIRTLREETGIWDAWADEDGNLDTAYGRFWRRFPVPEEGLPGESWPEDGHRWMNDEGTFDQIQYALDMLRENPNSRRIVVNAWHPANAAVSTLPPCHYTFVLNVQGDELNVHLHQRSGDVALGIPFNIAAYSLLATALAQRTGFELGEFAHSVVDAHIYCGAGDRGAWYADNLGELQSRLADVDERTEYRDVRRWLESTAPPEAEGEERYDHVPGLLEQCAREPRERPTIDVADVPLDDLTFEDVELSGYDPAPGIEFAVAE from the coding sequence ATGCGCCAGTATCTCGATCTCGTCACCGACGTCCTCGAAGCGGGGGGACACAAGCCGAACCGAACGGGGGTAGACACGATCTCGGCGTTCAGCCGGCACTACCGCGTCGACCTCTCGGAGGGCTTTCCGCTGCTCACGACGAAGGACCTCTCGGGAGCGCGCTGGAACTCCCTGATCCACGAGTTCGTCTGGTACCTCTCCGGCGAGGAGCACATCCGGACGCTCCGCGAGGAGACGGGCATCTGGGACGCCTGGGCCGACGAAGACGGGAACCTGGACACGGCGTACGGGCGCTTCTGGCGGCGCTTTCCGGTTCCTGAAGAGGGCCTGCCCGGCGAGTCGTGGCCCGAGGACGGCCACCGCTGGATGAACGACGAGGGGACCTTCGACCAGATCCAGTACGCCCTGGATATGCTCCGGGAGAACCCCAACTCCCGGCGGATCGTCGTCAACGCCTGGCACCCCGCCAACGCCGCGGTCTCGACGCTCCCGCCGTGTCACTACACCTTCGTCCTCAACGTCCAGGGCGACGAACTGAACGTCCACCTCCACCAGCGCTCCGGCGACGTCGCGCTCGGGATCCCGTTCAACATCGCCGCCTACTCGCTCCTGGCGACGGCGCTCGCCCAGCGGACCGGCTTCGAGCTCGGCGAATTCGCCCACAGCGTCGTCGACGCGCATATCTACTGCGGCGCGGGCGATCGCGGCGCGTGGTACGCCGACAACCTCGGCGAACTCCAGTCGCGGCTGGCCGACGTCGACGAGCGGACCGAGTACCGCGACGTCCGCAGGTGGCTCGAATCGACCGCGCCGCCCGAGGCCGAGGGCGAAGAGCGGTACGACCACGTGCCGGGCCTCCTCGAACAGTGCGCCCGCGAGCCCCGCGAGCGGCCGACGATCGACGTCGCGGACGTCCCGCTCGACGACCTGACCTTCGAGGACGTCGAACTCTCCGGCTACGACCCCGCGCCGGGCATCGAGTTCGCGGTGGCCGAGTGA
- a CDS encoding archaeal proteasome endopeptidase complex subunit alpha — MNRNDQQAYDRGTSLFSPDGRIYQVEYAREAVKRGAPSLGVRTSEGVVLAAQRRTSSPLMEGESIEKLHKLDDFLGAASAGHVADARRLIDDARTAAQRNRLRYGEPLGVETLTKTLSDEIQETTQVGGTRPFGAALLVAGMDGDDPEAAPRLFQTDPSGAPQEWRAVAIGSGRDDIQEFLEDNWSDDLSLDDGIAIAVQGLFESDDELGAESVSVATITSDGYESVSEDAVAAVIDEHVDDETDADDAE; from the coding sequence ATGAACCGAAACGACCAGCAGGCGTACGACCGAGGGACGTCGCTCTTCTCCCCGGACGGACGCATCTACCAGGTCGAGTACGCCCGGGAAGCGGTAAAGCGCGGGGCGCCGAGCCTCGGTGTCAGAACGAGCGAGGGCGTTGTCCTCGCGGCCCAGCGCCGGACGAGCTCGCCGCTGATGGAAGGCGAGAGCATCGAGAAACTCCACAAGCTCGATGACTTCCTCGGCGCCGCCTCAGCGGGCCACGTCGCCGACGCCCGCCGCCTGATCGACGACGCGCGGACGGCCGCCCAGCGGAATCGCCTGCGCTACGGCGAGCCGCTCGGCGTGGAGACGCTCACGAAGACGCTCTCCGACGAGATCCAGGAGACGACCCAGGTCGGCGGGACCCGCCCGTTCGGCGCCGCGCTCCTCGTGGCCGGGATGGACGGCGACGACCCGGAGGCGGCACCCCGGCTCTTCCAGACCGACCCCTCCGGCGCGCCCCAGGAGTGGCGCGCGGTCGCCATCGGCTCCGGCCGCGACGACATCCAGGAGTTCCTCGAAGACAACTGGAGCGACGACCTCTCGCTCGACGACGGGATCGCTATCGCCGTTCAGGGCCTCTTCGAGTCCGACGACGAACTCGGCGCCGAGAGCGTGAGCGTCGCGACGATCACGAGCGACGGTTACGAGAGCGTCTCCGAGGACGCGGTCGCGGCCGTCATCGACGAGCACGTCGACGACGAGACGGACGCCGACGACGCCGAGTAA
- a CDS encoding chemotaxis protein CheW has product MDDELYQEFITESEESITQLNNSLLDLESNPEDAEAIDDIFRQAHTLKGNFGAMGFDNAATVAHAVEDLLDEVRNGRIEVTHERMDLVFDGMDEILDILHEIEKNGESTRDPSDLVDEIRAAAEPNADEGGAGGSDDGAEAGEGDGDAADADAEDDASGGDAPALAADVLDLDDPAVADADRLYHAEIALNVGDMKAVDGGLFVEGLPEGLAVVGADPSLDRIEDGDFGETFVVFVADEPREDLEATLWDLWKVESVTLTDVSIVVDDGAEAESTGEPEGAEAADHDGDATPDDAPTDASGGTGEASEPTVSTATPTDDVDADDAAAAVDAVVDAYTSGGSGDSDGDDSGADPAEGAEPSTADPAPDEPTAEPSSGGASSGPDEPAQSQSDVESASAAPADADTGAEAESGEGSEKSGDEGGSGDGDDAEEKTEEEKEEEEEETRSISAVKSVRVDVDQLDELHSLVEQLVTSRIKLRQALGADDSAGRDTLDELDKISSNLQETVMDMRLIPLKKVFDKFPRLVRDLARDQDKRVNFSVEGQDIELDRTILDEISDPLMHVLRNAVDHGIEPPEEREAAGKPQTGSVELRARREHDTVVITVEDDGAGIDADVIRDKAAEKGIRPRSELAEMTDSEVYDYIFHPGFSTNDEITDVSGRGVGMDVVKTTVESLDGSVNVESDLGEGTRISIRLPVSVAIIKVLFVRIDDREFGVPIKYIDEVSQQARVQRVDGAEVIVHEERIFPLIRLREALEIDGRRREKGMTVRIRPADRQVALRCDSVSRQEEVVVTPLQGPLKGTEGLSGTAVVGDGNVVPILDVNSLSIPEEGKQARRQWTPPEDDAETEAGAGAEGAAD; this is encoded by the coding sequence ATGGACGACGAACTGTACCAGGAATTCATCACCGAGTCCGAAGAGAGCATCACCCAGCTGAACAACTCGCTACTGGACCTCGAATCGAACCCCGAGGACGCGGAAGCGATCGACGACATCTTCCGCCAGGCGCACACCCTCAAGGGGAACTTCGGCGCGATGGGGTTCGACAACGCCGCGACGGTCGCCCACGCCGTCGAGGACCTCCTCGACGAGGTCCGGAACGGCCGGATCGAAGTCACCCACGAGCGGATGGACCTGGTCTTCGACGGGATGGACGAGATCCTCGACATCCTCCACGAGATCGAGAAGAACGGCGAGTCGACCCGCGATCCGAGCGACCTCGTCGACGAGATCCGCGCGGCGGCCGAACCGAACGCCGACGAGGGCGGTGCCGGCGGTTCCGACGACGGAGCCGAGGCCGGAGAGGGCGACGGCGACGCGGCGGACGCAGACGCCGAAGACGACGCGAGCGGCGGCGACGCGCCCGCACTGGCGGCCGACGTTCTCGACCTCGACGACCCGGCCGTCGCGGACGCCGATCGGCTCTACCACGCCGAGATCGCGCTGAACGTCGGCGACATGAAGGCCGTCGACGGCGGCCTGTTCGTCGAGGGCCTCCCGGAGGGCCTCGCCGTCGTGGGGGCCGACCCGAGCCTCGACCGGATCGAGGACGGCGACTTCGGCGAGACCTTCGTCGTCTTCGTCGCCGACGAGCCCCGCGAGGACCTCGAAGCGACGCTGTGGGACCTCTGGAAGGTCGAATCGGTGACGCTCACCGACGTCAGCATCGTCGTCGACGACGGCGCCGAAGCGGAATCCACGGGCGAGCCCGAGGGCGCCGAAGCCGCCGATCACGACGGCGACGCGACCCCGGACGACGCGCCGACTGACGCGTCCGGCGGGACCGGTGAGGCCAGCGAGCCGACCGTCTCGACGGCCACGCCGACCGACGACGTCGACGCCGACGACGCGGCCGCCGCGGTCGACGCGGTCGTCGACGCCTACACGTCCGGCGGGTCCGGCGACAGCGACGGCGACGACTCGGGGGCAGATCCCGCGGAAGGAGCCGAGCCGAGCACCGCGGATCCGGCGCCGGACGAACCGACGGCCGAGCCATCGAGCGGCGGTGCGTCCAGCGGCCCCGACGAACCGGCCCAGTCCCAGAGCGATGTCGAGTCCGCGTCGGCAGCTCCGGCCGACGCAGATACCGGAGCCGAGGCTGAGTCGGGCGAGGGCTCTGAGAAGTCGGGAGATGAAGGCGGAAGCGGAGACGGAGACGACGCCGAGGAAAAGACGGAGGAGGAAAAAGAGGAAGAAGAGGAGGAGACCCGCTCGATCTCCGCCGTGAAGTCCGTCCGCGTCGACGTCGACCAACTGGACGAGCTCCACAGCCTCGTCGAGCAGCTGGTCACGAGCCGGATCAAGCTCCGCCAGGCGCTCGGCGCCGACGACAGCGCGGGCAGGGACACCCTCGACGAGCTGGACAAGATCTCCTCGAACCTCCAGGAGACCGTGATGGACATGCGGCTGATCCCGCTGAAGAAGGTCTTCGACAAGTTCCCGCGGCTCGTGCGCGACCTCGCGCGCGACCAGGACAAGCGGGTCAATTTCTCGGTGGAGGGCCAGGACATCGAACTCGACCGGACGATCCTCGACGAGATCTCCGATCCGCTGATGCACGTCCTGCGCAACGCGGTCGACCACGGCATCGAGCCGCCCGAGGAGCGCGAAGCCGCGGGGAAGCCGCAGACGGGCTCTGTCGAACTCCGGGCGCGGCGCGAGCACGACACCGTCGTGATCACCGTCGAGGACGACGGCGCCGGCATCGACGCCGACGTCATCCGCGACAAGGCCGCAGAGAAGGGCATCCGCCCGCGGAGCGAACTCGCGGAGATGACAGACAGCGAGGTCTACGACTACATCTTCCACCCGGGCTTTTCGACCAACGACGAGATCACGGACGTCAGCGGCCGCGGCGTCGGGATGGACGTCGTCAAGACCACCGTCGAGTCCCTCGACGGCTCGGTCAACGTCGAGAGCGACCTCGGCGAGGGGACGCGGATCTCGATCCGACTGCCCGTGTCGGTCGCGATCATCAAGGTGCTCTTCGTCCGGATCGACGACCGCGAGTTCGGCGTGCCGATCAAGTACATCGACGAGGTCTCCCAGCAGGCGCGCGTCCAGCGCGTCGACGGCGCCGAAGTGATCGTCCACGAGGAGCGGATCTTCCCGCTGATTCGCCTCCGCGAGGCGCTGGAGATCGACGGACGCCGCCGCGAGAAGGGGATGACCGTCCGGATCCGTCCCGCCGACCGGCAGGTCGCGCTGCGCTGTGACAGCGTCTCCCGGCAGGAGGAGGTCGTCGTCACGCCGCTCCAGGGCCCGCTCAAGGGCACCGAGGGGCTCTCCGGCACGGCCGTCGTCGGCGACGGGAACGTCGTCCCGATCCTCGATGTGAACTCCCTGTCGATTCCGGAGGAGGGCAAGCAGGCGCGCCGTCAGTGGACCCCGCCGGAGGACGACGCCGAGACCGAGGCCGGCGCCGGAGCGGAGGGGGCAGCCGACTGA
- a CDS encoding chemotaxis protein CheW, which yields MSQEQTAAAGASAPTATDDADADATARKMQVLEFELGGETYCVDIDYVSEIVDRGSLTSVPNAPNYVEGVMDLRGRTTSIVNPKTLLNVEDRGEASRIVIFDASNFQDDAAVGWLVDEVDQVVRVSMDDVEDPPMERGEFIEGIVRQEDGLVVWISPTKTVS from the coding sequence ATGTCCCAGGAACAAACCGCGGCGGCGGGTGCCTCAGCCCCTACCGCCACCGACGACGCCGACGCCGATGCCACCGCCCGCAAGATGCAGGTCCTCGAGTTCGAACTCGGGGGCGAGACCTACTGCGTCGACATCGACTACGTCTCGGAGATCGTCGACCGCGGCTCGCTCACCTCGGTTCCGAACGCGCCGAACTACGTCGAGGGCGTGATGGACCTCCGCGGGCGAACGACGTCGATCGTGAACCCGAAGACGCTCCTGAACGTCGAGGACAGGGGCGAGGCCAGCAGAATCGTCATCTTCGACGCCAGCAACTTCCAGGACGACGCCGCGGTCGGCTGGCTCGTCGACGAGGTCGACCAGGTCGTCCGGGTCTCGATGGACGACGTCGAGGACCCGCCGATGGAGCGCGGCGAGTTCATCGAGGGCATCGTCCGCCAGGAGGACGGCCTCGTGGTCTGGATCTCCCCGACCAAGACGGTCAGCTGA
- the cheB gene encoding chemotaxis-specific protein-glutamate methyltransferase CheB, with translation MSTASERGREGQSTRAVIVDDSRFMRTLIRSLLEEGGVDVVGEASDGSEALDAVREHDPDVVTMDIEMPAMNGLEAVEAIMEDHPTPVLMLSAHAEEDADVTFEALDRGAVDFVTKPGGEVTSSMPRVKRELVEKVESAARVDLSASARVSDRGSTGSRTRESDRSGGATETTRSGSATRSGSRTRSGSTRSTDAAESPSRSSGTSTDGPGGSSRRRGRSRSTAAGGDADSDAARDAASESAAQSGAGTAASAATYPDVGTLVVGASTGGPAVVERVLGGLPREANLRILVVQHMPEGFTTRFASRLDGRSAYSVTEAESGERIEPGEARVAPGGHHLLTTSDRKGRLKLELTDTEPIHGVRPAIDVTMASAAETVEGPLCAVLLTGMGRDGVDGLKRISGGGGHTIAQDEETSAIFGMPRRAIEAGCVADVAPAERIAENTLRYFEEE, from the coding sequence ATGAGCACGGCTTCAGAGCGGGGCCGAGAGGGGCAGTCGACGCGGGCGGTCATCGTCGACGACTCGCGGTTCATGCGGACGCTCATTCGAAGCCTGCTCGAAGAGGGCGGGGTCGACGTCGTCGGCGAAGCGTCGGACGGGTCAGAGGCGCTCGACGCCGTGCGCGAGCACGACCCCGACGTCGTGACGATGGACATCGAGATGCCCGCGATGAACGGCCTCGAAGCCGTCGAGGCGATTATGGAGGACCACCCGACGCCGGTCCTGATGCTCTCGGCGCACGCCGAGGAGGACGCCGACGTGACCTTCGAGGCGCTCGACCGCGGCGCGGTCGACTTCGTGACGAAGCCCGGCGGCGAGGTCACCTCGTCGATGCCGCGCGTGAAGCGCGAACTGGTCGAGAAGGTCGAGTCCGCGGCGCGCGTCGACCTCTCGGCGAGCGCCCGGGTCTCCGACCGCGGATCGACCGGGAGTCGGACGCGCGAGTCGGACCGGTCCGGCGGGGCAACCGAGACGACGCGGTCGGGATCGGCGACCCGCTCCGGGTCGCGGACTCGATCGGGATCGACGCGAAGTACGGACGCGGCCGAGTCGCCGTCGCGGTCGTCGGGGACGTCGACCGACGGCCCGGGCGGATCGTCGCGGCGGCGGGGACGGAGCAGATCGACCGCCGCAGGCGGGGACGCAGATTCCGACGCCGCTCGCGACGCGGCGTCTGAGAGCGCCGCGCAGTCGGGCGCCGGTACCGCGGCGTCGGCGGCGACCTACCCCGACGTCGGAACCCTCGTCGTGGGCGCGTCGACCGGCGGCCCGGCGGTCGTCGAGCGCGTCCTCGGCGGGCTCCCCCGCGAGGCGAACCTCCGGATCCTCGTCGTGCAGCACATGCCCGAGGGCTTCACGACGCGCTTCGCCAGCCGGCTCGACGGGCGCTCGGCGTACTCGGTCACCGAGGCCGAGTCCGGCGAGCGGATCGAGCCCGGCGAGGCGCGGGTCGCGCCCGGCGGACACCACCTGCTCACGACGAGCGACCGCAAGGGGCGGCTCAAGCTCGAACTCACCGACACCGAGCCGATCCACGGCGTCCGACCCGCCATCGACGTCACGATGGCCTCGGCCGCCGAGACCGTCGAGGGGCCGCTGTGTGCGGTCCTCCTGACCGGGATGGGACGCGACGGCGTGGACGGCCTCAAGCGGATCAGCGGCGGGGGCGGCCACACGATCGCCCAGGACGAGGAGACCTCGGCCATCTTCGGGATGCCCCGGCGAGCGATCGAGGCGGGGTGCGTCGCGGACGTGGCGCCGGCCGAACGGATCGCCGAGAACACACTGCGATACTTCGAGGAGGAGTGA
- a CDS encoding CheR family methyltransferase, whose amino-acid sequence MGLDIDLGGGSDDDDTDEGFDELLEFVESSLSFATSSYNRSYLDRRISARMRRQRVDDYADYQELLREDEDEREELLNALSVNVTSFFRNPEVWESLREILADLSQSGRTNVWSAACSDGREAYSVAMLALDDDRIDAGRLSILGTDIKPEILRAARRGEYHASETNDLEEQLEPLAGNDRYVARDGDTYRVADEVKELVSFRKHDLVQESPPQTFNLVICRNLFIYINKQAKQAMFETLSSAVEPGGYLTIGMTETVPASCRERFDPVEKRLRIYRDSTDGDGGNNDGGSGSRSRSRSRSSTSRSNSGSRSGSQSRSGSTSRSTSRR is encoded by the coding sequence ATGGGCCTGGACATCGACCTCGGCGGCGGGAGCGACGACGACGATACCGACGAGGGCTTCGACGAGCTGCTGGAGTTCGTCGAGTCGTCGCTGTCGTTCGCGACGAGTTCGTACAACCGCTCGTACCTCGACCGGCGGATCTCCGCGCGGATGCGTCGCCAGCGCGTCGACGACTACGCCGACTACCAGGAGCTCCTCCGGGAGGACGAAGACGAACGCGAAGAGCTGTTGAACGCGCTCAGCGTCAACGTCACGAGCTTCTTCCGCAACCCCGAGGTCTGGGAGTCGCTGCGGGAGATCCTCGCGGACCTGAGCCAGTCGGGTCGGACGAACGTCTGGAGCGCCGCCTGCTCGGACGGCCGCGAGGCCTACTCGGTCGCGATGCTCGCGCTCGACGACGACCGGATCGACGCGGGACGCCTCAGCATCCTCGGCACGGACATCAAGCCCGAGATCCTCCGGGCGGCGCGCCGCGGGGAGTACCACGCCTCCGAGACCAACGACCTCGAAGAGCAGTTGGAGCCGCTGGCCGGGAACGACCGGTACGTCGCCAGGGACGGCGACACCTACCGCGTCGCCGACGAGGTGAAAGAGCTGGTGTCGTTCCGGAAGCACGACCTGGTACAGGAGAGCCCGCCGCAGACGTTCAATCTCGTCATCTGCCGGAACCTCTTCATCTACATCAACAAGCAGGCCAAACAGGCGATGTTCGAGACGCTGAGTTCGGCCGTCGAGCCCGGCGGCTACCTCACGATCGGGATGACAGAGACCGTGCCCGCGTCCTGTCGGGAGCGGTTCGATCCGGTCGAAAAGCGACTGCGGATCTACCGGGACTCGACCGACGGCGACGGCGGCAACAACGACGGCGGGTCCGGATCCCGATCCCGCTCTCGCTCTCGGTCGTCGACGTCGCGGTCGAACTCGGGATCGCGGTCCGGTTCGCAATCGAGATCCGGCTCGACGTCACGATCTACCTCCAGGAGGTGA
- a CDS encoding HVO_2922 family protein codes for MSAKFELFEDRSGQYRWRLVHSNGNIIADSGEGYASKQKAKQGIESVKKNAPDAEVVEEEP; via the coding sequence ATGTCGGCGAAATTCGAGCTGTTCGAAGACCGATCGGGACAGTACCGCTGGCGGCTCGTCCACTCGAACGGGAACATCATCGCGGACAGCGGCGAGGGGTACGCCTCGAAGCAGAAGGCAAAGCAGGGCATCGAGAGCGTCAAGAAGAACGCACCGGACGCGGAGGTCGTCGAGGAAGAGCCCTGA
- a CDS encoding CheF family chemotaxis protein: MQPGETKIADTRGQFLRALRDGRERNEAGWTNGRILLSNKRIVLAGTGGKRTFRLDAIDRVGGRFDVNQRVATVSDYLALQFDDGENVILVAPAEFEEFEMDLYDALLSSTKFLVRHPAVEGGVVQNTEWEGGRLKVEEESVSIATVSGTFVEVRLDDIGDIEMGRRTVREEQREVIEVEHSDSEGTSVQTYVSGPERAVSILKSLLRIGEEQTETSLDLSMQDKQVLMALYSGVSPFDIPQFLGIDVDQVEQLFVRLIDHDVLDEVRIRHEVELNARGRSIAADAIDEQGAEM; this comes from the coding sequence GTGCAACCCGGCGAAACGAAGATCGCAGACACACGGGGACAGTTCCTGCGGGCGCTCCGTGACGGTCGCGAGCGGAACGAAGCCGGTTGGACGAACGGGCGGATCCTGCTTTCGAACAAACGGATCGTCCTCGCGGGGACCGGCGGCAAGCGGACGTTCCGCCTCGACGCCATCGACCGCGTCGGCGGCCGGTTCGACGTCAATCAGCGCGTCGCGACCGTCTCCGATTACCTCGCCCTGCAGTTCGACGACGGCGAGAACGTCATCCTCGTCGCGCCCGCGGAGTTCGAGGAGTTCGAGATGGACCTCTACGACGCCCTCCTCTCCTCGACGAAGTTCCTCGTCCGCCACCCCGCGGTCGAGGGCGGCGTCGTCCAGAACACCGAGTGGGAGGGCGGGCGCCTGAAGGTCGAAGAGGAGTCTGTGAGCATCGCGACCGTCTCGGGGACGTTCGTCGAGGTCCGCCTCGACGACATCGGCGACATCGAGATGGGGCGGCGGACCGTCCGCGAGGAACAGCGCGAGGTCATCGAGGTCGAACACTCAGACAGCGAGGGGACGAGCGTGCAGACGTACGTCTCGGGCCCCGAGCGCGCGGTGAGCATCCTGAAATCCCTCCTCAGGATCGGCGAGGAGCAGACGGAGACCTCGCTGGACCTCTCGATGCAGGACAAACAGGTGCTGATGGCGCTGTACTCCGGCGTCTCGCCGTTCGACATCCCGCAGTTCCTGGGGATCGACGTCGATCAGGTCGAACAGCTGTTCGTCCGCCTGATCGACCACGACGTCCTCGACGAGGTCCGGATCCGCCACGAGGTCGAGCTCAACGCCCGCGGCCGGTCGATCGCCGCCGATGCGATCGACGAGCAGGGCGCGGAGATGTGA
- a CDS encoding MFS transporter, with amino-acid sequence MSGERDRDGPSDGEGADRSAEAPGASDPTAGDDRPRGADGWLYGWALGYAAVGAASLLVPLYAIELGAGALVVSLIAATAAFAGVPGAILWGRLVTRTRRRRPFILVALGLTAVVFLLLPFLASPWSVLVVNAALWFVIAAAAPVLNIIVVEGFRTDQWTRRFGLLNHYQGYGWLAGLVAGGAWSSVAGPQLGLASLPAMRLFFVVSAVATVGGFLLVVARYPEASTISEQRFRRLARRLRLNGGTSVRSARGVPFGPVRIYWALRDIGGGNVLTRLRSRFSGTLLRYLLGATIFFAGFSAFFGPLPAYLVDAGYATDEVFALFIVNSAASAAVYARAGALATTRDPLGLQVGALGFRVVAFPIVAVAGAAVAPPFGLLVVGALFLAIGASWAFIAVTATALVSRLAPESARAEALGLYTAIGSFGGGLGSVLGGAVAEGVGYLVAFLAAGGLVVVAIGLVRSGAPSESAAAEA; translated from the coding sequence GTGAGCGGAGAGCGCGACCGCGACGGACCGAGCGACGGCGAGGGCGCGGACCGATCGGCAGAGGCCCCCGGCGCCAGCGATCCGACCGCCGGCGACGACCGCCCGCGAGGGGCCGACGGATGGCTGTACGGCTGGGCGCTCGGCTACGCCGCGGTCGGAGCGGCGTCGCTGCTCGTGCCGCTCTATGCCATCGAACTCGGGGCCGGCGCGCTCGTCGTCAGCCTGATCGCCGCGACGGCGGCGTTCGCGGGCGTTCCGGGCGCGATCCTCTGGGGGCGGCTGGTGACGCGGACGCGACGCCGCCGGCCGTTCATCCTCGTCGCGCTCGGCCTCACCGCGGTCGTCTTCCTGCTCCTGCCGTTCCTCGCGTCGCCGTGGTCGGTGCTCGTCGTCAACGCCGCGCTGTGGTTCGTCATCGCGGCGGCCGCACCGGTGTTGAACATCATCGTCGTCGAGGGGTTCAGGACCGACCAGTGGACGCGGCGCTTCGGCCTGCTGAACCACTACCAGGGCTACGGCTGGCTGGCCGGCCTCGTCGCCGGCGGCGCCTGGTCGTCGGTGGCGGGACCGCAGTTGGGGCTGGCCTCGCTGCCGGCGATGCGGCTGTTCTTCGTCGTCAGCGCCGTCGCGACCGTCGGGGGCTTCCTCCTCGTGGTGGCCCGCTACCCCGAGGCGTCGACCATCTCAGAACAGCGGTTCCGGCGGCTGGCCCGGCGGCTCCGACTCAACGGCGGCACCTCGGTCCGGAGCGCCCGCGGCGTCCCGTTCGGCCCCGTCCGGATCTACTGGGCGCTCCGCGACATCGGCGGCGGGAACGTCCTCACGCGCCTGCGGAGCCGCTTTTCGGGGACGCTCCTCAGATATCTGCTCGGCGCGACGATCTTCTTCGCGGGCTTTTCCGCGTTCTTCGGGCCGCTGCCGGCCTACCTTGTCGATGCGGGCTACGCGACCGACGAGGTGTTCGCGCTGTTCATCGTCAACTCCGCGGCGTCGGCCGCCGTCTACGCCCGCGCCGGGGCGCTGGCGACGACGCGCGACCCGCTCGGGCTCCAGGTCGGCGCGCTCGGCTTCCGGGTCGTCGCGTTCCCGATCGTCGCCGTCGCCGGGGCGGCCGTCGCGCCCCCGTTCGGACTGCTCGTCGTCGGCGCGCTCTTCCTCGCGATCGGAGCCTCCTGGGCGTTCATCGCGGTGACCGCGACCGCGCTCGTGTCGCGACTCGCGCCCGAGTCGGCCCGGGCCGAGGCGCTGGGGCTCTACACGGCGATCGGGAGCTTCGGCGGCGGCCTCGGGAGCGTCCTCGGCGGCGCCGTCGCCGAGGGCGTCGGCTATCTCGTGGCGTTCCTCGCGGCGGGCGGACTCGTCGTCGTCGCGATCGGGCTCGTCCGGAGCGGGGCTCCGAGCGAGAGCGCCGCCGCCGAGGCGTAG
- a CDS encoding dihydrofolate reductase produces MVGDDTADSHRDGDADTDSDDDDVDVVLIAAVAANRVIGRDGEMPWHLPADLKHFKRTTTGHPVIVGRRTYETVVEALGEPFPGRTSVVLTSQSLDLPAGAVVANSIDEAVELAREDAAARGVDAVYVAGGGRVYEQFLPRADRLVLTELRASHDGDTRFPAWDDDEWRETDREERDGFAFVTYERIRD; encoded by the coding sequence ATGGTCGGCGACGACACCGCGGACAGTCATCGCGACGGCGACGCAGACACCGACAGCGACGATGACGACGTCGACGTCGTCTTGATCGCCGCCGTCGCCGCGAACCGCGTGATCGGCCGCGACGGCGAGATGCCGTGGCACCTCCCCGCCGACCTGAAGCACTTCAAGCGGACGACGACGGGCCATCCGGTGATCGTCGGCCGCCGGACCTACGAGACCGTCGTCGAGGCGCTTGGCGAGCCCTTCCCCGGCCGGACGAGCGTCGTCCTCACCTCGCAGTCGCTGGACCTCCCGGCGGGCGCGGTCGTCGCCAATTCGATCGACGAGGCGGTCGAACTGGCCCGCGAGGACGCGGCGGCGCGCGGCGTCGACGCCGTCTACGTCGCGGGCGGCGGCCGCGTCTACGAGCAGTTCCTCCCCCGCGCCGACCGGCTGGTGCTCACCGAACTCCGGGCGTCTCACGACGGCGACACGCGGTTCCCGGCGTGGGACGACGACGAGTGGCGCGAGACCGATCGCGAGGAGCGCGACGGCTTCGCCTTCGTCACCTACGAGCGTATCCGCGACTGA